Proteins encoded by one window of Novosphingobium aureum:
- a CDS encoding CpsD/CapB family tyrosine-protein kinase produces the protein MNGYNNDAGVVMDDNSTDVASDAATGAEEFDTFPEVETTQADEPITVQFSPRVVVLSEPNSPEAEAIAALRTHLLAHHIRAGRRGLAICSPSAEGGSTFLSVNLAVSLAKAGIRTLLIDANLRQPDVHNMIVPSREVPSLKSCLTDSSVTFGDVILEDAIPSLSIIYAGEEQTQAHEKLAAPAFKSLVDLCMRDFEVTIIDTPASNNNADARRIASIVRHCVVVARKDKTYVSDVKTLIEEMKSDKVNVIGTVLNEF, from the coding sequence ATGAACGGCTACAACAACGATGCAGGAGTAGTCATGGACGACAATTCCACCGATGTCGCCTCCGACGCTGCAACCGGCGCGGAAGAGTTCGACACTTTTCCCGAAGTCGAAACCACCCAAGCAGACGAACCGATCACGGTTCAGTTCTCGCCGCGTGTCGTGGTCCTCTCCGAGCCCAACTCGCCCGAGGCCGAGGCCATTGCCGCGCTGCGCACGCACCTGCTGGCCCATCACATCCGCGCCGGGCGTCGCGGTCTCGCGATCTGCTCGCCAAGCGCCGAAGGGGGCTCGACGTTCCTTTCAGTGAACCTTGCGGTCTCGCTGGCCAAGGCCGGCATCCGCACACTGCTGATCGACGCCAACCTGCGCCAGCCTGACGTGCACAACATGATCGTGCCCTCGCGCGAGGTGCCGTCGCTCAAGTCGTGCCTGACCGACAGCTCGGTGACTTTCGGCGACGTGATCCTCGAGGACGCAATTCCCTCGCTCTCGATCATCTATGCCGGCGAAGAGCAGACCCAGGCACACGAGAAGCTCGCGGCCCCTGCCTTCAAGTCGCTCGTCGACCTGTGCATGCGCGATTTCGAGGTAACGATCATCGACACCCCGGCGAGCAACAACAACGCCGATGCGCGCCGCATCGCCTCGATCGTGCGCCATTGCGTGGTCGTCGCGCGCAAGGACAAGACCTACGTATCGGACGTGAAGACGCTGATCGAGGAGATGAAGTCGGACAAGGTCAACGTCATCGGGACCGTGCTCAACGAGTTCTGA
- the welK gene encoding beta-1,4-glucuronosyltransferase WelK has product MRIALVASGGGHVRQLLDLEPLWTGTDYFFITEDTALTRDIATRHRSFFVPHVALGQARLGKPFSMLKAAVQSVWQSWKIMWRERPDAVITTGAGSSYFPVIFGRLLGAKIILIDSFARFSGPSAFARIAGPLAHIRVAQSDEAGRNWPGAQVFDPFRRLETPRPNKEPLVFATVGATLPFDRLVKLVDRAKRKGLLPENVLMQTGQPLDFPVDPEIDLRETLPFNEVKAVLARADIVVCHGGTGSIITALQQGCRVIAVPRSYTRGEHYDNHQWEIAQAFADRGLLTMVGDDDDIEGAIAKARATEPVCATLEPEELIAELRSLMVTWDGREAA; this is encoded by the coding sequence ATGCGGATTGCGTTGGTAGCATCAGGTGGTGGGCATGTCCGGCAATTGCTCGATCTAGAGCCCTTGTGGACCGGTACCGACTATTTCTTCATCACTGAAGATACCGCGCTCACGCGTGACATCGCCACGCGGCACCGCTCGTTCTTCGTGCCCCACGTCGCGCTTGGACAGGCGCGCCTCGGCAAGCCGTTCTCGATGCTCAAGGCCGCCGTGCAGAGTGTGTGGCAGTCGTGGAAAATCATGTGGCGCGAGCGTCCGGATGCCGTGATTACGACCGGTGCGGGCTCGTCCTACTTCCCGGTCATCTTCGGGCGGTTGCTCGGGGCCAAGATCATCCTGATCGATTCCTTTGCGCGCTTCAGTGGTCCTTCGGCCTTCGCGCGGATCGCGGGTCCGCTCGCGCATATCCGTGTCGCCCAGTCGGACGAGGCCGGGCGCAACTGGCCAGGTGCCCAGGTCTTCGATCCCTTCCGCCGGCTCGAGACGCCGCGTCCCAACAAGGAGCCGCTGGTCTTCGCCACGGTCGGGGCGACGTTGCCCTTCGATCGCCTGGTGAAGCTGGTCGATCGCGCCAAGCGCAAGGGGCTGCTGCCCGAAAACGTGCTGATGCAGACCGGCCAGCCGCTCGACTTCCCGGTCGATCCCGAAATCGATCTGCGTGAGACTCTGCCTTTCAACGAGGTGAAGGCAGTTCTGGCGCGCGCGGACATTGTCGTGTGCCATGGCGGTACCGGCTCGATCATCACTGCGCTGCAGCAAGGTTGCCGGGTCATCGCGGTGCCGCGCAGCTATACGCGCGGCGAGCATTACGACAATCACCAGTGGGAAATCGCGCAGGCCTTCGCCGACCGCGGCTTGCTCACGATGGTTGGCGATGACGATGACATCGAGGGTGCGATCGCCAAGGCGCGTGCCACCGAGCCGGTCTGCGCGACACTCGAGCCCGAGGAACTTATCGCCGAACTGCGCTCGCTCATGGTCACTTGGGACGGTCGCGAGGCGGCCTGA
- a CDS encoding polysaccharide pyruvyl transferase family protein yields MSNLEKRPEPMTPDKTIRIGLLWHSVSSGNLGVGALTLGNIAIVRQVAQRMGLTPQFVVMSMRDGDAPELLKGEVEVFTINSKVLLTPGGYWKTVGQLDCVLDIGAGDSFAEIYGAKRFGFMWLTKMMAAARKVPLALSPQTIGPFTKSGYKQLGAIALRSSDIVLSRDEQSLAVSRALAPRARNEMSVDVAFMLPFEDRSAQRGGEKIRVGVNASGLLFHQAETGANRFGMSYDYAKFTRELLARLCARDDVEVHLVPHATSKTDPKDDDNHLADRLVKEFPSAIRVPAFDGPSQAKSYISSLDFLVAGRMHACIGAFSSGTPVVPVAYSRKFSGLFGLLEYDHILAMTDMSVDGAVAQVLSELDKRDELARDIAVGMKKVDALLDVYRDALADLFTQALAKRGIAMAA; encoded by the coding sequence GTGAGCAACCTGGAAAAACGTCCGGAACCGATGACCCCGGACAAGACCATCCGCATCGGTTTGCTCTGGCATTCTGTCAGCTCCGGCAACCTCGGCGTCGGTGCGCTGACGCTTGGAAACATAGCGATCGTGCGTCAGGTCGCGCAGCGCATGGGCCTCACGCCGCAATTCGTGGTGATGAGCATGCGCGATGGTGACGCTCCCGAGCTGCTCAAGGGCGAGGTCGAGGTCTTCACCATCAATTCGAAAGTCCTGCTTACCCCGGGTGGCTACTGGAAGACGGTCGGCCAGCTCGATTGCGTGCTGGACATCGGGGCTGGCGACAGCTTCGCCGAGATCTACGGCGCCAAGCGGTTCGGGTTCATGTGGCTCACCAAGATGATGGCTGCTGCACGCAAGGTGCCGCTCGCACTTTCTCCGCAGACCATCGGTCCCTTCACCAAAAGCGGCTACAAGCAGCTTGGCGCGATCGCGCTGCGCAGCAGTGACATCGTTCTCTCGCGTGACGAGCAATCACTCGCGGTCTCGCGCGCGCTCGCGCCCCGCGCGCGCAATGAGATGTCTGTCGATGTCGCCTTCATGCTGCCCTTCGAGGATCGCTCGGCCCAGCGCGGCGGCGAGAAGATCCGCGTCGGCGTCAATGCGTCGGGCCTGCTGTTCCACCAGGCCGAAACCGGCGCGAACCGCTTCGGCATGAGCTACGACTACGCGAAGTTCACGCGCGAGCTGCTCGCTCGGCTTTGCGCGCGCGACGACGTCGAAGTCCACCTTGTCCCCCATGCGACCAGCAAAACCGACCCCAAGGACGACGACAACCACCTCGCCGACCGACTGGTCAAGGAATTCCCCTCGGCAATCCGGGTCCCGGCCTTCGACGGCCCCTCGCAGGCCAAGAGCTACATCTCGAGCCTAGACTTCCTGGTGGCCGGGCGCATGCATGCCTGCATCGGTGCGTTTTCCTCGGGAACTCCGGTGGTACCTGTCGCTTATAGCCGCAAGTTCAGCGGCCTGTTCGGCCTGCTCGAATATGATCACATCCTCGCCATGACGGACATGAGCGTTGACGGAGCAGTAGCGCAGGTGCTTTCGGAACTGGACAAGCGCGACGAGTTGGCGCGTGACATCGCGGTCGGGATGAAGAAGGTCGACGCCTTGCTCGACGTCTATCGCGACGCGCTCGCCGACCTGTTCACGCAGGCACTGGCCAAACGCGGTATCGCCATGGCGGCATGA
- a CDS encoding right-handed parallel beta-helix repeat-containing protein, with protein MTVYSVSSVAELDAALQKAASGDTIELASGDYSKLVINNKDFGDGITITSADASNPATIDAFKISGSNGITISNIDFTPAAGSGFSLLTYQSSDIHFDNITVTGPDGSAGYDIQPFIIRQSSDVTVSNSEFTHLKHGITLLNNTGVTIENNYFHDLRVDGVRGGGQEDLVVSNNYFTDFKPQDGDHPDGIQLWTNTQVGASSNVTITDNVVYAPEGQATQGIFLRDENGNMPYSDVTITGNVVIGGLGNGIAVSHVDGGSITGNTVLAYNGAKSWVRVQKSTDFDVSDNSAMRFLEADNAASVSFSNNTELDPIYDGGTEIIGSMSEYLDSILPSQVDRGDVTINGFIAPEADLIVDDLDSLDDATTISRPGGIVELIPDLVAELVDPVTVTGTSGRDRLTASEDSDSIVEGGAGNDILTGGGAFNSHLVGGTGDDTYYVNGTGVSVIEEADGGKDTVYTSVDYMLDDNIEVLRLAEAGLTVGGNDQDNRIIGSDGADTIYGLGGDDVIQGQDGDDIIYGGDGNDTLRGDGGDDILYGEAGDDIIYGGAGNDTIYGGAGDDRIEGGSGVDTLWGGEGRDMFIFRDGDLDGTSKSLMETIGDFDQSANEKISLSLMDANTTTAADDKFAFLGTGNFTGKAGELRYEVSNGNAIVTGDLDGDGNADFYLKLLGVTHLDQGDFYL; from the coding sequence ATGACCGTTTACTCAGTTAGCTCCGTTGCGGAGCTGGATGCTGCGCTGCAAAAAGCAGCTTCAGGCGATACTATCGAACTCGCCTCGGGTGACTATAGCAAACTGGTCATCAACAACAAGGATTTTGGCGACGGCATCACCATTACTTCGGCTGATGCTTCGAACCCGGCGACAATCGATGCATTCAAGATCTCCGGAAGCAACGGAATCACAATCAGCAACATCGATTTCACCCCAGCGGCGGGCTCGGGCTTCAGCCTGCTGACCTACCAGTCGTCGGACATCCATTTCGACAACATCACCGTCACCGGACCGGACGGCAGCGCAGGCTACGACATCCAGCCTTTCATCATTCGTCAGAGTTCTGACGTCACGGTGAGCAACTCCGAGTTCACGCACCTCAAGCATGGTATCACCCTGCTTAATAATACCGGGGTGACGATCGAGAACAATTACTTCCATGACCTGCGCGTTGACGGGGTTCGTGGCGGTGGTCAGGAAGATCTGGTTGTTTCCAACAACTATTTCACCGATTTCAAGCCGCAGGATGGTGACCATCCCGATGGTATACAGCTTTGGACCAATACCCAGGTCGGCGCCTCGAGCAACGTCACGATCACCGACAACGTCGTCTATGCGCCCGAAGGCCAGGCAACACAGGGCATCTTCCTTCGTGATGAGAACGGAAACATGCCCTACTCCGACGTGACCATCACTGGCAATGTTGTGATTGGTGGGTTGGGTAACGGCATTGCGGTCAGCCACGTCGATGGTGGCTCGATCACCGGCAATACCGTGCTGGCCTACAATGGCGCCAAGTCGTGGGTCCGCGTCCAGAAGAGCACCGATTTCGACGTCAGCGACAACTCGGCAATGCGCTTCCTCGAAGCCGACAATGCTGCTTCGGTCAGCTTCAGCAACAACACCGAGCTGGATCCGATCTACGACGGCGGCACCGAGATCATCGGTTCGATGTCCGAATACCTCGACTCGATCCTGCCTTCGCAGGTCGATCGCGGTGACGTGACGATCAATGGCTTTATCGCACCCGAAGCGGACCTCATCGTCGACGATCTCGACAGCCTCGATGACGCCACCACGATCAGCCGTCCGGGCGGCATCGTCGAACTGATCCCCGATCTCGTCGCGGAACTGGTCGACCCGGTCACCGTGACCGGTACCAGCGGTCGTGATCGCCTCACTGCCAGCGAAGATAGCGACAGCATCGTCGAGGGTGGCGCGGGCAACGATATCCTCACCGGCGGCGGCGCTTTCAACAGCCACTTGGTCGGCGGCACCGGCGATGACACCTATTATGTCAACGGCACGGGCGTCTCGGTCATCGAAGAGGCCGATGGCGGCAAGGACACGGTCTATACCTCGGTCGACTACATGCTCGACGACAACATCGAGGTCCTGCGTCTCGCCGAGGCAGGGCTTACCGTCGGCGGCAACGATCAGGACAATCGCATCATCGGTTCGGATGGCGCCGACACGATCTATGGTCTGGGCGGCGACGACGTCATCCAGGGCCAGGACGGCGATGACATCATCTACGGCGGTGACGGCAACGACACCCTGCGCGGCGATGGTGGCGACGACATCCTCTACGGAGAAGCAGGCGACGACATCATCTACGGCGGTGCGGGCAACGACACGATCTACGGCGGTGCAGGCGACGACCGCATCGAGGGTGGTTCGGGTGTCGACACGCTGTGGGGCGGCGAGGGTCGCGACATGTTCATCTTCCGCGACGGCGATCTCGACGGCACCTCGAAGAGCCTGATGGAAACCATCGGCGACTTCGACCAGTCGGCGAACGAGAAGATCAGCCTTTCGCTGATGGACGCCAACACGACGACCGCCGCCGATGACAAGTTCGCCTTCCTGGGCACAGGCAACTTCACCGGCAAGGCAGGTGAACTGCGCTACGAGGTGTCGAACGGCAACGCGATCGTGACCGGCGATCTCGATGGCGACGGAAATGCCGACTTCTATCTGAAGCTGCTCGGCGTCACGCACCTCGACCAGGGCGACTTCTACCTCTGA
- a CDS encoding acyl carrier protein, with protein MSTFERVREVVAKQLGRDPSEFTEDTNLVEAGYESLDVIETVFAVEEEFDIDIDFNANESAAQELVTVGDIVAAVDKELAKKAVQ; from the coding sequence ATGTCGACATTCGAACGCGTGCGGGAGGTCGTTGCCAAGCAACTTGGCCGTGATCCGTCGGAATTCACCGAGGATACCAATCTCGTCGAGGCTGGCTATGAATCGCTCGATGTCATCGAGACCGTTTTTGCGGTCGAGGAAGAATTCGACATCGACATCGACTTCAACGCCAACGAAAGCGCGGCGCAGGAACTCGTGACCGTGGGCGACATCGTCGCGGCGGTAGACAAGGAATTGGCGAAAAAGGCCGTTCAATGA
- a CDS encoding GumC family protein yields the protein MSLLQLFRILWVRRAVFAISLVACLVLAGLAILILPEKYEAKSRLLLDLAKPDPVTQQVMSNSFAARAYIATQSELITDYRVAGEVVDKLGWTENPQKIAAYKASGAEGSVDLRRWLADQIIENTTAKALSSSNILEIIYAARTPDEARKIADLLRSAYVEQSIAFRQDGATRNSAWFRQQAEEVGKELTAAEEEKTAFEKKTGVILQNDYTDAQSERLRALSSQVPMQIPGGAAAIGPTASSSQLAQVDAQIASMSQTLGPNHPQMIALKQQRQALASAAAQERTAALAAARAASATGPSLTSQVANQQEKVLAQRGDVDQLRKMQARIDVLRDQFNKTMARSSELALEAASRDNGVTLLGNAVAPDSPASPKVLLILVGAVAAGLAIGFVIAIALELLKRRVRGVDDLSVAEVPVIGRIVSERPEDAVAANSWFARLGRKAA from the coding sequence ATGAGCCTTTTACAGCTGTTTCGCATCCTCTGGGTCCGCCGGGCGGTTTTCGCGATCTCGCTGGTCGCCTGCCTCGTTCTCGCGGGGCTTGCGATCCTGATTCTCCCGGAGAAGTACGAGGCCAAGTCGCGCCTCCTGCTCGATCTGGCCAAGCCCGATCCGGTTACCCAGCAGGTGATGTCCAACTCCTTCGCGGCGCGCGCCTACATCGCGACCCAGTCGGAGCTGATCACCGACTACCGCGTCGCGGGCGAGGTCGTCGACAAGCTGGGCTGGACCGAGAACCCGCAGAAGATTGCCGCCTACAAGGCAAGCGGTGCCGAGGGATCGGTCGACCTGCGCCGCTGGCTTGCGGACCAGATCATCGAGAACACCACCGCCAAGGCACTCTCGAGCAGCAACATCCTCGAGATCATCTACGCTGCGCGCACGCCTGACGAAGCGCGCAAGATCGCCGATCTGCTCCGCTCGGCCTATGTCGAGCAGAGCATTGCCTTCCGCCAGGACGGCGCGACGCGCAATTCGGCCTGGTTCCGCCAGCAGGCGGAAGAGGTCGGCAAGGAGCTGACCGCCGCCGAAGAAGAGAAGACCGCTTTCGAGAAGAAGACCGGCGTCATTCTCCAGAACGACTACACCGACGCCCAGTCCGAACGTCTGCGTGCCCTGTCGAGCCAGGTGCCGATGCAGATTCCGGGCGGCGCGGCCGCGATCGGCCCGACGGCGTCGAGCTCGCAGCTCGCGCAGGTCGATGCCCAGATCGCCTCGATGTCGCAGACGCTTGGCCCGAACCACCCGCAGATGATCGCGCTCAAGCAGCAGCGTCAGGCCCTCGCCAGCGCCGCCGCCCAGGAGCGAACCGCAGCCCTTGCCGCCGCGCGCGCCGCTTCGGCGACCGGTCCTTCGCTGACCAGCCAGGTTGCGAACCAGCAGGAAAAGGTGCTCGCCCAGCGAGGCGATGTCGATCAGCTGCGCAAGATGCAGGCACGCATCGACGTGCTGCGCGACCAGTTCAACAAGACCATGGCCCGCTCGAGCGAGCTGGCCCTCGAGGCCGCCTCGCGCGATAATGGCGTGACCCTGCTCGGCAACGCTGTCGCTCCCGACAGCCCCGCCTCGCCCAAGGTCCTGCTGATCCTGGTGGGTGCCGTCGCTGCCGGTCTCGCGATCGGCTTCGTCATCGCGATCGCGCTCGAGCTGCTCAAGCGCCGCGTGCGCGGGGTCGACGACCTGAGCGTCGCCGAGGTCCCCGTGATCGGCCGGATCGTCTCGGAGCGCCCCGAAGATGCAGTCGCCGCGAATTCGTGGTTTGCCCGCCTTGGCAGAAAGGCCGCCTGA
- a CDS encoding acyltransferase yields MPSLNMVRGMLHRAMRMRIAFNNRVWGMNIDPTARISFSAKLDKTYPQGVHIDRHTYVAFGATILCHDMTRGKESETRIGRYCFIGARSLIMPGVTVGEESIVAAGAVVTRDVPPRSIVAGNPATVIRSDIEVGPYGRFLSAGMSKADRAAHEKALAANN; encoded by the coding sequence ATGCCGAGCCTCAACATGGTTCGTGGAATGCTGCACCGTGCGATGCGCATGCGCATCGCGTTCAACAACCGCGTGTGGGGCATGAATATCGATCCGACCGCGCGGATCTCGTTCTCGGCCAAGCTCGACAAGACTTATCCGCAAGGCGTGCATATCGACCGGCACACCTACGTCGCCTTCGGCGCGACGATCCTGTGCCATGACATGACACGCGGCAAAGAGAGCGAGACACGGATCGGGAGATACTGCTTCATCGGTGCGCGCAGCCTGATCATGCCCGGCGTCACCGTCGGCGAGGAATCGATCGTTGCCGCAGGCGCGGTGGTGACCCGCGATGTCCCGCCGCGCTCGATCGTCGCCGGCAATCCTGCAACCGTCATTCGCTCGGACATCGAAGTCGGCCCCTATGGACGCTTCCTGAGCGCGGGCATGTCCAAGGCCGACCGTGCGGCGCACGAAAAAGCCCTGGCCGCGAACAACTGA
- a CDS encoding SLBB domain-containing protein → MNVKPTKIIATVALGVASLASGLAQAQAQLPQTTTPAPAPAPAPAAGAAAQAPIASPAIETYLLGTGDIIEISIVGGAEGPMRVQIQSDGTILLPLIGTVQAGGKTVLQLRNLISDKLKSGGFYATPAVNVAVISYTSRYITVLGEVNRPGPVAIEREYRVSDILARVGGVKDASVKIIKLRREDGTELTLDVSSIAAGGPEDDPVIKAGDKLYVPTAQAFYVLGQVGRPGTYPVEDGMTLRKALAVAGGLTQLGSKKKVKVIRDGEEMKKYDLDAPIEIGDVIEVGERFF, encoded by the coding sequence ATGAACGTCAAACCCACCAAGATCATCGCGACCGTCGCCCTCGGTGTGGCCAGCCTCGCCTCGGGCCTGGCCCAGGCGCAAGCACAGTTGCCGCAGACGACCACGCCAGCTCCGGCTCCGGCTCCGGCTCCGGCCGCGGGCGCCGCCGCCCAGGCCCCGATCGCTTCGCCCGCAATCGAAACCTACCTGCTGGGCACCGGCGACATCATCGAGATCTCGATCGTCGGCGGAGCGGAAGGTCCGATGCGCGTCCAGATCCAGTCCGACGGCACTATCCTGCTGCCGCTGATCGGTACCGTGCAGGCGGGCGGCAAGACCGTGCTGCAGCTGCGCAACCTGATCAGCGACAAGCTCAAGTCGGGCGGCTTCTACGCAACCCCGGCGGTGAACGTCGCGGTGATCTCGTACACCAGCCGCTACATCACGGTGCTCGGCGAGGTTAACCGCCCCGGCCCGGTCGCGATCGAGCGCGAATACCGCGTCTCCGACATCCTCGCCCGCGTCGGCGGCGTGAAGGATGCCAGCGTCAAGATCATCAAGCTGCGCCGCGAGGACGGGACCGAACTCACGCTCGACGTCTCGAGCATTGCCGCGGGCGGCCCCGAGGACGATCCGGTGATCAAGGCGGGCGACAAGCTCTATGTGCCCACCGCACAGGCTTTCTACGTGCTCGGTCAGGTCGGCCGTCCCGGCACCTATCCGGTCGAGGATGGGATGACGCTGCGCAAGGCGCTCGCGGTTGCCGGCGGCCTGACGCAGCTCGGTTCGAAGAAGAAGGTTAAGGTCATCCGTGACGGGGAGGAGATGAAGAAGTACGATCTCGACGCCCCGATCGAGATCGGTGACGTCATCGAAGTCGGCGAACGCTTCTTCTAA
- a CDS encoding AMP-binding protein produces the protein MQPFWDTEGRAPQSPAFILEDSVVTYAALTEKIGQWCERLAAIAQGRRPLVALEIELDADSIAAYLACLKSGFPVLVAETGTFEPDARLTTIWTPDIIVRGRGDGVKAVLQFDGEATPPSRGEMHADLRLLLSTSGSTGDPKLVRLSGENIVSNADSIAEYLGITASDRAMSTLPLFYSYGLSVLHSYLQVGAAMVLTERSVLDPGFWDLFGKTGATSMALVPHQFDLLERTGFKDMDLPSLRYVTQAGGKLAPTSVRRFAEMARSGGWQLVIMYGQTEASPRISYVPPESLDEAHDTIGRAVPGGRMWLRDEHGTVIEGHGVAGELVYAGPNVMMGYGVEPGDLARGPEHTELSTGDIAERTQDGFYRIVGRLKRFVKLYGMRVSLDQIETLLSDEGVEGYACAVDDHLVVLHVSGQDAFIRRTIADEYELPESAVRSHAIAEVPLMPSGKTDRKVLQQWAAEAMAADEETESGSIGEVIARVTRSAEIQPGDTFASLGGDSLGYLHVEMALEERLGHVPQDWENQPIATLEQMTPKSRSRFVRPVGVDVLLRVAAISMVVAVHSGLHAFFGGPWMLLVLMGYLMARFQLNLLGQGRIGTFVVKMLYPIVPIYFGMIVLVNIAMADVPLAYFGLWANYFRAEGRNPAELYWYVSAYVQIIALIGVAFAFPALRTWAMANKWGIAAIVMVVTLAIQAGLVLSPLHSPEGLILWPAPHPDSHGLMACIPVFCFGWMLRVTTTRAQVRANLVLGLVTLLVFAQFRMSILATVYLGATFVLLAWNPTVQLPNIVATTFQKAATVTLFVYLFHVLVIYVLSKVFDDPLPLAVAAIPLSFVLAYVIKAVFDYFDNIAAALLLRGNRSARPTTGALESV, from the coding sequence ATGCAGCCGTTCTGGGATACCGAAGGCCGTGCGCCACAATCGCCGGCTTTCATCCTTGAGGATTCCGTCGTCACTTATGCCGCCTTGACCGAAAAGATCGGGCAGTGGTGCGAGCGTCTTGCGGCGATCGCACAGGGGCGGCGGCCGCTGGTTGCGCTCGAGATCGAGCTCGATGCCGATTCGATTGCCGCCTATCTTGCCTGCCTCAAGTCAGGTTTTCCGGTGCTAGTCGCCGAGACCGGTACGTTCGAGCCCGATGCGCGCCTGACCACGATCTGGACACCCGACATCATCGTGCGCGGGCGGGGGGACGGCGTGAAGGCCGTGCTGCAATTCGATGGCGAAGCAACCCCACCTTCGCGCGGCGAGATGCATGCCGACTTGCGTTTGCTGCTTTCGACCTCGGGAAGCACGGGTGATCCCAAGCTGGTGCGTCTGTCCGGAGAGAATATCGTCTCCAATGCGGATTCGATTGCCGAGTATCTGGGCATCACAGCCAGCGATCGGGCGATGAGCACCCTGCCCCTGTTCTATTCCTATGGGCTCTCGGTGCTGCATTCTTACCTGCAGGTCGGAGCGGCGATGGTGCTGACCGAACGTTCGGTCCTCGATCCCGGGTTCTGGGATCTGTTCGGCAAGACTGGCGCAACCAGCATGGCCCTCGTCCCGCACCAGTTCGACCTGCTCGAACGCACCGGGTTCAAGGACATGGACCTGCCGAGCTTGCGCTACGTGACGCAGGCGGGCGGCAAACTAGCACCCACCAGTGTGCGACGGTTTGCCGAGATGGCCCGGTCCGGGGGATGGCAGCTGGTCATCATGTATGGCCAGACGGAGGCCTCGCCGCGGATTTCCTATGTGCCACCCGAAAGCCTCGACGAAGCGCACGACACGATCGGACGCGCAGTTCCGGGCGGACGGATGTGGCTGCGCGACGAGCACGGCACAGTAATCGAAGGCCACGGCGTTGCCGGAGAACTGGTTTATGCCGGCCCCAACGTGATGATGGGCTACGGTGTCGAACCGGGCGATCTCGCGCGCGGGCCCGAGCACACCGAACTGAGTACCGGCGACATAGCCGAGCGCACGCAGGACGGGTTCTACCGCATCGTCGGCCGCCTCAAGCGCTTCGTCAAACTCTACGGCATGCGGGTCAGCCTCGACCAGATCGAGACGCTGCTCTCCGACGAAGGCGTCGAGGGATATGCCTGCGCGGTCGACGATCATCTCGTCGTGCTGCACGTGTCCGGGCAGGATGCGTTCATCCGGCGCACGATTGCCGACGAATACGAGCTGCCTGAAAGCGCGGTGCGCAGCCACGCTATCGCCGAAGTGCCGCTGATGCCCTCGGGCAAGACCGACCGCAAGGTCCTGCAGCAATGGGCAGCAGAAGCCATGGCCGCCGACGAGGAGACCGAAAGCGGCTCGATCGGCGAGGTCATTGCCCGTGTCACGCGCAGCGCCGAAATCCAGCCCGGAGATACCTTCGCCTCGCTCGGCGGGGATTCGCTGGGCTATCTTCATGTCGAGATGGCGCTCGAAGAGCGGCTCGGCCACGTACCGCAGGACTGGGAGAACCAGCCCATCGCCACGCTCGAGCAGATGACGCCCAAGTCGCGCAGCCGTTTCGTGCGCCCGGTCGGTGTCGATGTTCTGCTGCGTGTCGCGGCGATCTCGATGGTGGTGGCGGTCCATTCGGGCCTTCATGCCTTTTTCGGCGGCCCGTGGATGCTGCTCGTGCTGATGGGCTATCTCATGGCGCGCTTCCAGCTGAACCTGCTGGGGCAGGGGCGCATCGGTACTTTCGTGGTCAAGATGCTCTACCCGATCGTGCCGATCTACTTCGGCATGATCGTGCTGGTGAACATCGCCATGGCCGACGTCCCGCTGGCCTATTTCGGCCTATGGGCGAACTACTTCAGGGCCGAAGGGCGCAACCCCGCAGAACTCTACTGGTACGTCAGTGCCTATGTGCAGATCATCGCGCTGATCGGCGTGGCATTCGCCTTCCCGGCGCTTCGCACCTGGGCCATGGCCAACAAATGGGGCATAGCTGCTATCGTCATGGTGGTGACGCTGGCAATTCAGGCCGGCCTGGTCCTCTCGCCGCTGCACAGCCCCGAAGGCCTGATTCTATGGCCCGCTCCCCATCCGGATTCGCACGGGCTCATGGCCTGTATCCCGGTGTTCTGCTTTGGCTGGATGCTGCGCGTCACCACCACGCGAGCGCAAGTCCGGGCCAACCTCGTTCTCGGCCTGGTGACGCTGCTCGTCTTTGCGCAGTTCAGGATGTCGATCCTGGCGACGGTCTACCTTGGTGCGACATTCGTGCTGCTGGCCTGGAATCCGACCGTTCAGTTGCCGAACATCGTCGCGACAACCTTCCAGAAGGCGGCGACGGTGACCTTGTTCGTGTACCTGTTCCACGTCCTCGTGATCTATGTGCTGAGCAAGGTGTTCGACGATCCCTTGCCGCTCGCGGTCGCGGCGATCCCGCTGTCCTTCGTCCTGGCCTACGTTATCAAGGCCGTGTTCGATTACTTCGACAACATTGCAGCGGCCCTGCTGCTGCGTGGCAACCGATCCGCGCGTCCTACGACCGGGGCGCTGGAGAGCGTCTGA